Sequence from the Ooceraea biroi isolate clonal line C1 chromosome 2, Obir_v5.4, whole genome shotgun sequence genome:
AGGGATGTGTCTAATACAGTCTGGTCTTTCAGTCAGCCATAGCCGAACACTGGTTGGAGACTGGTCATTTCGTTCAGTCCGACAAAACTACAATCTTGGTTCCTACACACAAGGCTACTTTGCAAAGAACAACGTGAAGGTTTAGAAATTTTCAAGCATCCTGCCATACTAATTGTCGAACTGTGATAAAGGTTATCAGGTAAATCCTAGTTGGCACGCTGCCCTTCATGTTTTGTAATTGATCAGCTCATTAATCACAATCACCATGATCGGCCTCCACCCCTCCACCATTTGAAGAAATAGATGGAAAATGTGGGTGTATAAGGACTATCGCAAACCAAGGGAGCTCAGTATCGGAGCTTAGCCCTGATCATGCGGACTGCATGCCTGCGAAATGTTGGCACAAACTGTCAAGGAATGCGATATCTATCCGGAAGCCATTACTACTTATATATAacttctttaataatatctattacaAAAAAGTGTAATGTGTAACATATTATTTCAGATCCTTCATACTGTTTGTTTTGCGTTTAGGATAGAAGAATTTCTATTACACTTTGGTTGTGCGATTGGCTTTTTAGGATTTTCCTTTGCAGGCAACTACGTGGGTGAAGCAATTACAGATcactataattacatattttcaaccgcgtaagatattttgttataatagaTTAAAGTTGTAAATATTAAGGTTATACGAACATATGCGTGAATAACAATCAACGTAatgttgtaaatataatatttgcaaatcgtctgtaaaatatgtatttctatcttaagttttttatcatcaatatttttgatagtttaaattatcattttcatatattcattttattatttacctaTTACTTCGCAGGTATAATGGTCAATGGTACGTTGCACCTGTACGCGTACagagattaatattgtttcttttgcAAAGAGGTACTAAGTCTTATGGCCTGACCTTCGGTTGTCTTTATACACTATCTTTAGAAAGCTTTGCCTCGGTaaaactatatacatatactatatacattatatgtcAAGACGTATGTATAGTATAcatagtatatgtataaaactaAAATGACATTTTCATTGCAGCTTTCAACTACATCAATATCGTATGttactgttatatattctatacaaaagtgatatttgtataaatcagcaaatattatgttaaaaacaaCTATTAAATTCGAAGATGGGTTTCCGTTCTTAAAAGTTCCGTTCTGAAATAACTAGTGCTTGAAATTGttagaaaatgaataaagagaatgaaatatttccattATACGTTTAAATTTCATTACGCTGCATGCATATTAAGATGAactcaaaaattaaaagtgaTTGAATGTATATCTAGTTTCCTTCTATTCTATTgacatatttcttctattctattctattatGTCCAAACGTTTTCGGTTGGAATAGCATCAAGCGACTATGATGAGCACAGTTTCGAATCGCAATGTGTATGCAGCATTTAGCTAAATTTGTCTTTCGATCATGATCGAATAACTCAAGCTTTTTCTAGAAATCATCTTAGAGAAACGGTTTTCCTCCTGACTTCTATCTGGAAATCCTCGTCTAACGGTTTCCAAGTAAAAGTTTGTCGGACACTCTCTTATCAAAGAGACTGTATATTCGTCTcgcttttttaatattcttaatatgaaatatatgttacGTAGCAGTTTATGAGGTTTTCCGACACCTACCATGCATacgatatatacatacaagCTACTACCACGGAGTTTTGTCTAACAATCAAGTTGCCGCCGCGGCATACACATCGCGGCTTATACAAAACCTTTGGTGGCATTCTTTAATTTTCCGTCACTTCCGTCCTTAAGGCAACCACTCGATTATATTGGGTTGagttaacataaataattaaaaacttccTTCCTCGCCAGTAGTTATTTAAACGAATAAAAACTTTGAGGTTGACCAAACTggcaactttattatatattcatccACGACGTTATGCTATCTTACACTTGATAAGAACCCAAAGCtggggtcgaaacgttgtggatgaatatataataaagttgccAGTTTGGTCAACCTCAAAGCTTTTAttcgttttaatataaataagttcggttacaagaataaaaaagCATGTTTTAAATCTAAGAATTATGACTCATTGCAAATGcacataattgtaattaacaaGAAAGCACTTGTAATCAATTGAAACCCAGTACTGTTCAAAATACCTTATATGAAGTTTACTATTTAACccttaaaatggaaaataaaagcgTGCATATTCGGCGTAATGCTATGAGAATTTAATCAAGGCAATTCTGCTAATGAAGACATGGCGTGAAAAATTTGTAGTGTATAAGTACGGTAAGTACGGTGTAAGGCAGTAATAATAGAAAGAGCAGTGCAAAAGTGTGAAATTTTGTTCTAGGGACCAGAGCTTGAAGGATGAACTACGGTCTGGACGTCATTCTCGTGATTTTAATGAGAAagcaaattacaaatattaatggATGAAAACCAGCGCTTAATAACACAAGAGTTAGCAAGTAGACTAGAAACATCACATATGGCCATATGCAGGCACGTAGAAAAACCTGGAAAGGTTAGCAAGGTAGAGAATTAGGTGCCTCACGTATTTACTGAAGCAAACAAAGCAGAACTTGGCTATAGCTACAAGTTTCCTCACTTGGCAGGAGTCATTTCTGACACATATCGTTACTGCAGATGAAAAATAGATTCAATATGATATTTTGTCCGTAAAAGGTAATAAATGGACAGAAATCAACAACCTCAATTAGATCCAAACTGTAATCATATTGCTGCACGACCACATACCATAAAAGTCAACCAGGAAACAATTTTACAGTTGGTATGATTAGTTCTTTTTCATCCACCGTACTCTCCGGATCCTGCACCATCTAATTACATATACCTATTTCGTTCATAGCAAAACACATTActaaatggaaaaaatttaataatgatgaaGAAGTCAAAACCTTTATACAAAACTTTTTTCAATCAAAGGATGAAAACTTCTATTTTAGTATTAACCAATTGTCTTTAAAATGGAAAAgtgtcataaataataatagagattatataattgattgaaTGTAATTCTAATTGATTGAatgtattttgttaataaataaaagaactaTTGAATATAACCGAACTTGTGTACAACTGAATAAAAGGCGAGGATGCGTATTTATCGGGCAGTGTCCTGACCATTCTCAAACAAGTCATAAGACTATTATTACTGATGTATCCCGAACACCAAGTTATTAAGTATCCGTTCATTGCTGATACCCTGTACTAATTCATTTTGGAAATATATCACAACACTGTTACACTGTAATCGCTTGCTCCTATTTTTGTATTTCAGCCACCTCTCTTACAGTTATAACTCATATTATCAAAACCCAGGACGACTATATGCTAACTCAATAAATACGTGTTTCccaaaaaaatgaaagttgAGGATGCACTTCAACATTCGTTACAAACAGAATAAGTTGCAGATATAATCATATGATATatcatatgttatataattactatcataTAAAAACGTGTAATAATATACGTTACaacacatattattattaaaaacattaaacacatattgttaaaaacatattattattaaaaacattaaacattaaaaaacgaGATGCTGATGAGCGTTTTGCAAACCATTTGAGGATGCAATTCAACATTCGTTTCAAACGTAATAAGTTGTAGATAATGATATATGATATGctatataattactatcataTCAAAACTGACTGTGTACGTACGAGCAGCCAGGTAACGCTCCTTTTGAAAAACATGTGTACGCTACGAATGCATGGACTGTAATGAAGAACGCGAAGACACGTACTGcttggaaaaatcaattgcgcTTCCGCGAACGGTCAAGACATCATACAATGACTATTTTTCtgtgagaaagaaatattcgtTGTACTTTCGTTACGGCACCAAATCGATCGATTAAACGCCCACTTTTATCTCCCTCGCAAATTGCGAGCACATTATTTCTATAGCACCTTACATTACATcacgatattttatgttactttcgtcgttatgttattatattaatcatattatatttttgttaaattagcGAATTTTacctaataaataatattctttattcgaagaaagaaatagaTGAAATTCTTTTATCTCAATATATCTCTCCCAAATGCGTGAGGAAGCTTGAACAAGAGTGACGTGTATGGATACTCAGTTTCTTTACCTTCATCGAGTTATTTTGGTCGCAGTTGGCTTATGGCCTTACCATCGAACAATGCTTGTTCAACTTCAATGTTTTGTGTTTTCTCTTACTTTGAGTAgttctattatatttcaggtatgtaaatatatgtatattaataggcgtattttttatatattctatataatatagttatttatattttatatataaaatatagttgtTTATAGTTTGTAATATAGTAATTAGTAGTATAGTAGTATTGTAATATAgagttgtttatattttatatataaaatattgttgttcatatttttatacttcttattcttttcttacttttgttacatatattattattttagatgcTAAACATATCTTCAGTTTCATGcaagatttaaaattatttgataatactACTATGAACAGAAAACATTGGTTATGCCTTTGTATTAACTTATGATTGCcataattagtaattttttatttgtaattagtaataatagtaatgtaaTTATTCAACAATATCAAGAATAAGCGTTTTTAACAAAAGATTATATAATCGGCAAAATCCGCATCATAATTACCGTCATCTTGCTTCCTTCTCTTAGGCTTCCTTCTCTTAGGCTttagaaattgtttttgttgaagtctgttaaaatttagtaccgcgctataaatatctttacttaaaaatattagtattcGCAATAACcacaaaaagttaaattatcaataagaaattaaatcaaaCATTAAGGGTTATTTAATGATATGCAAgcaacatttgcatttatgctaagtaaataaaagtgcaatttcctaattttttaaacttatattAATTGCAGCTTACAACATTTCTAACTGCAGAATGGACTATTGAGTTTATCGTTGAAATTCTTTCTACATCACTTTTTGTTCTTTTGTGCGCAACAgcttataattctttttggaGTAACACGCATGTTGTAAgttgaattttttatagtgTGCTTCTAAACATAAACGTGTTATATAAATCAGACTTCATACactatactttttataatttaatatttataatttaaaatttatcagagaaatagagaattatattattgatatgaTAGGTTAAGCGTGTATTGCAAAATCTTCAGTATATCTGCAGTAACTTAAAGGACGAAAACGAAATTGccataataaaaagatacggatacattgcaaaatgtgttATAATTGGAATGACatgtaagaatatattaattattatttattattatgtcttAGCGCAcgctttttaatataaaatattatacccCAAGTGTGCGAACATGAAAGTAAGTAACGAAGAAGAGTGGGTATTATTAGCAACCTACcaaattattacagaaaaatgaaaaagtcaaacaaaaataagaagataatagacatcaaatatttgaaacatatatttatgatgTATTTCGATCTATAAAGCAGGATAGATTTATTGGATCACTACATATGTTTTTAAACCAATTTCAGTGTTCGTAATGTGCTTTTTCTTCATCGTAACTCTTTTGCCAATTCTGCCGCGGATTTTCGGTATCTTTTTCCTCGTAAATGAATCCGAGCCATATCGCAACATATATATCAGGACTGAATATTTTGTCGATgaagaaaagtatttttattttattttgctgcaTCTGTACGCAGTCCAGTACATAGCTGGAGGTACATTATTAGTGGCAGGAACACTTGTGGTAGGTTACTTTACATATTGTTGTggattatttaacattgcCAGGTAAGagtaagaaaataatgtaaaacagTAAAAGTAAACAGAATGGAGTATTatgattacatataaaatcttctttattttcgagaacaaatttaggaaaaaaaatatgtgtaatttatttgtagttaCCGTATCGAACAGACAAAGTGGATAAATAGTGACGAATTACCTACTCGGATGAACAAGAGGCAGGttaacaagaagaagaagttaaTTCATGCAGTGGACATTCATCGTACATCTCTTAAGTATGTTCTATTGTCTATTCCATAGCACGAACGCATGCATAGCAtgcacgtacgcacgtacgTATACGCGCACActcacacgcacgcacacacacaaaattgtaggatatgtatattacatactagcatcccccatCCCGGCTTcacccgcgatatttatgtgtaaaattaaataaaaacacattttacaccttctcacccgttaggggtggaattttggaaaaccctcccttagtgagaacctacgtgatagtaggaatatacccttaacatttcaagtcgataggtgcagtggttcgggctgcacgttgatgagtgagtcagtgagtgagtgagtggtatttggcttatacatatatacaggtgttaaaaaaaatcattcaatatttatatggTAGATAGGACACACTATACTGACAATGGAACATCGCGAAGTGGAAAATTCTGagtttgatgaaactttatacacTTGTAGGGGGGgttaatagatgaatttagaaattattcgtagcggcccaaaaacggttttaagtGGTGAACCACCCTTCAAACGTAAGACggctttttgcttttctcgatatatctctgaaattattcaaaatatcgaaaaacgttttatacaaaagtttcatggtaaaaacgcCTCTATTTAATCACcttaacaaaatgttttaaaaataatttttggaaaagttttttcaaaactttttgaaaaaaggtatttttgaaaaattctattGATACGGTTAAATAGAGgcgtttttaccatgaaacttttgtataaaacatttttcgatattgtgaataatttccgagatatatcgagaaaagcaaaAGCCGTCTACGTGGTTTCACCTTAAAACTGCTTCAAAaacgaaacatttttaaactcATCTACTAACCCTCCTTACAtgtgtataaagtttcatcaaaccTAGAATTTTCGGATGGGTAATGTTCCCTTGAGTCAACAATGAAATGccagaacatttttttaataaaaactttacatTATAGTTTAATCAAAATCAAGATTTTGGCaaagtttttcaattaatatgcACAATGTTGAGgtcgttttattttaaattgctgAATTTACTccgatcaattattaattttacattgaaatattacatttatgttattcatttctttgattatatttctatattcgtaatagaaattataatgCTTATTATCATAACTGCTTATTTCGCTTCAACGTGTTTGATTGAAAGTGTTTTTCTACTCTTTAACTTACAAAAGAGTGCAGTACGTGACTTCTCATCATTTTGTTTTCTGAATATAAGAACGCAAGGAAAACTACTTCAACTTATTTTTACTCTACAGAAAAGACTAGAGGTCGTCGAATATATACAGGTCCTAAAACTATGGACTTTCTTCTTAATGGCAGATTCCTTAGAACATTTCAagacgaaaatcctaatagCAAATTGTCGAGgctacaataatttttaatacgttaGAGGATATTATTAATCGATCG
This genomic interval carries:
- the LOC109611447 gene encoding uncharacterized protein LOC109611447 isoform X4, whose translation is MDTQFLYLHRVILVAVGLWPYHRTMLVQLQCFVFSLTLSSSIIFQLTTFLTAEWTIEFIVEILSTSLFVLLCATAYNSFWSNTHVVKRVLQNLQYICSNLKDENEIAIIKRYGYIAKCVIIGMTLFVMCFFFIVTLLPILPRIFGIFFLVNESEPYRNIYIRTEYFVDEEKYFYFILLHLYAVQYIAGGTLLVAGTLVVGYFTYCCGLFNIASYRIEQTKWINSDELPTRMNKRQVNKKKKLIHAVDIHRTSLKTIEFCLYNFEKTCFLIIVLIIICLSLHLFGDGRLCITLWFYAWHFRMFIWRQLHGSSNYRSL
- the LOC109611447 gene encoding uncharacterized protein LOC109611447 isoform X2; translation: MDTQFLYLHRVILVAVGLWPYHRTMLVQLQCFVFSLTLSSSIIFQLTTFLTAEWTIEFIVEILSTSLFVLLCATAYNSFWSNTHVVKRVLQNLQYICSNLKDENEIAIIKRYGYIAKCVIIGMTLFVMCFFFIVTLLPILPRIFGIFFLVNESEPYRNIYIRTEYFVDEEKYFYFILLHLYAVQYIAGGTLLVAGTLVVGYFTYCCGLFNIASYRIEQTKWINSDELPTRMNKRQVNKKKKLIHAVDIHRTSLKTIEFCLYNFEKTCFLIIVLIIICLSLHLFGIFQAISFVFRMEDFVLHCGFMLGILGCSFGGNYMGQAITDHYNYIFSSAYNVRWYVEPVRVQRLILFLLQRGTKPYCMKVGGLYIPSLETFASLSTASISYFTVIYSMQK